One window from the genome of Hyperolius riggenbachi isolate aHypRig1 chromosome 6, aHypRig1.pri, whole genome shotgun sequence encodes:
- the LOC137521371 gene encoding uncharacterized protein, which yields MAQKWFDTEALIIKIQNIPEIYDKSLPGYKEVGQGNIYWSRIAKDFLQSTWDKLSPQAKEAKIAVLRRRWKSVRDSYRKELEKQFQESKSGSGSSQRVKYKFTSILEFLRPHHDYPTTEDSLPPDPPEEDAEVLAQTDSDLDTQDVCSQDQETATQDESASTPPQDTQNRSPSTRTRTNVTHRGFRASTQGRRMGRGISRAEYDEKLISSIEKAVDHMDKREEEVAKLKDPCTQYLLSLVPFLQKVPEDKQWAARLAISNALDTYLQTDRLPSEGCHHFISQPRMSGPQHHYPQYQQQRYHTHPMYEPPTYPAMHRPNIRHGRHGHFPMPPPVRNEPPHSYHTSSLSHENPVYTDLNFQNTSQSSSDSTPPSFNADNTMTEFLFQQDC from the exons atggcacagaagtggtttgaTACAGAAGCCTTaatcataaaaatacaaaatataccaGAAATTTATGATAAAAGTTTACCTGGTTATAAAGAGGTTGGGCAAGGCAATATTTATTGGAGTCGTATAGCCAAAGATTTTCTGCAGAGCACCTGGGATAAACTTTCACCACAGGCCAAAGAAGCAAAAA TTGCTGTTCTTCGTAGAAGATGGAAGTCGGTACGTGATAGTTATCGGAAAGAGTTGGAAAAACAGTTTCAGGAATCCAAAAGTGGTTCTGGCAGCTCACAACGGGTGAAATACAAATTCACATCCATCTTAGAATTCCTCAGACCACATCATGATTATCCTAC aacTGAAGATAGCCTACCACCAGACCCACCAGAGGAAGATGCAGAAGTGTTGGCACAAACAGACAGTGACCTTGATACACAAGATGTCTGTTCCCAGGACCAAGAGACAGCAACACAGGATGAGAGTGCATCTACTCCACCACAAGACACACAAAACAGGTCCCCATCTACCAGGACACGCACCAATGTGACACATAGAGGGTTCAGGGCATCTACACAAGGAAGGAGAATGgggagaggtataagcagggcaGAGTATGATGAGAAGCTAATTAGTTCGATAGAAAAGGCGGTTGATCACATGGATAAAAGAGAGGAAGAAGTAGCAAAATTAAAAGATCCATGCACACAATATCTTTTAAGTTTAGTGCCTTTTCTGCAAAAAGTTCCTGAAGACAAGCAATGGGCAGCCAGGCTTGCTATCTCAAATGCCCTGGACACTTATTTACAAACTGACAGACTGCCATCAGAAGGTTGTCACCATTTCATTTCTCAACCACGCATGTCTGGCCCTCAACATCACTACCCTCAATACCAACAACAACGTTACCATACTCATCCTATGTATGAGCCACCTACTTACCCTGCTATGCATAGGCCAAACATCCGACATGGTCGCCATGGTCATTTCCCCATGCCACCCCCTGTACGTAATGAGCCACCTCATAGCTATCATACTTCATCATTGTCACATGAAAATCCAGTGTACACTGATTTGAACTTTCAAAACACCTCACAAAGCAGCTCTGACAGTACACCACCATCGTTCAATGCTGATAATACAATGACCGAATTTCTATTCCAACAAGATTGCTAG